The Populus trichocarpa isolate Nisqually-1 chromosome 18, P.trichocarpa_v4.1, whole genome shotgun sequence genomic interval tTGGCATTTGTTGTTGTTTGGGTTATGTCAAatattctatatttcaattactAGAAAGCTGGAAATAAATTTGCTGGTTGTTGACTATGGAAGGCTGTTGTTTCGCCCAATTGCTTGTCAGCAGCCCAGCTTTGTCGGGAAGAGTATAGGTAAAATGTTAATTAACATGGTTAGACGAGAAAAGACGACGCCTGAAAAATGGTCTGTAGGGGAATTTGAACCTCAGTGCATGTGTTTTTTGTAATCTACCATCACTCTcatgctctctctctcacccTCTCTAAAACCTTCAATCCATCTTtctaactaaaataatttacgCACATCACCAATTGTTTcctttcctcttcctcttctactCTCTTTCCATAGTTACTTAGGGTCTTCTCTAAACTTGAAGTgtcatagaattttttttaactattacgTTTCATAACTTATTTATTCCCTCTTGCCACTCTTTTGAATTTAATGTATATCctcaaattaatattgtttttacccAATATCATGAGAACACAATCGAGAAGTGGGTAGAAATTCGGAATTATTTTGTCTTGATAAATTTATAAGTTCTAACTTCTAACtcaggaaaaagaagaagatgagttCTAAAGACAGCAAGAGAAGACAGTTTATGTGATTAAAGTTTTTACAATCTTAAGAGTTTTTATTACCTTTCCTTGAGGTTTAAGTGTTGTAAGACCAAGGGCTCATTTGTTTTGCCTAAAATATTtcatacatgaaaaatattattttacttgtaaaatgttttacatataaaatatttttaatgtttgctttaaaatatatttccatgtaaaatattttacatgtaatatttttcaatagtggtggtggtgattgaCATAGTTAGATATATTGTAATtggattataaaataaattttagttaataaactaaatttcaAGATTGACTGTAAAATATTTACTCTgatattttatgcaaaataaaCATACAAACATGTGTTCTTCCAACATTCTAATCAAAGAGAGAGTTGAGGGTTGTTAGtggtttattaatatatatttttgaatatttttttttgaattacattttttattaaaattatgtgTATGTAGAAAACATTATGTGTGCATGAAAAGTTTGTGTGCATCTTatgaacctaaaaaaaaaaaatacatgcatgTGTGTGTCGAAGTAGGATTGAAGAGACTAAGTATTGGTTATCATAGGTGTCGAGCTGAAATTCTAGCTAGAAAAAAGCTAGTTATTTGGATCCGGCCTAAATGGATAGAGTTCTAGTTGTTTTGGCTTGGCCTAAACAAGTAGAATGCTATTTGGCACAGTCCAAATAGTGAGTGGGTCATATATCACTTTAGGGTAATGTATATGACCCACTCCAATCTTCAAAGAATATCTTTCAagatgccaacaagtttatcttgttgagatttgtttttgtagtaTCAAGAATATTATCATCAAAATTTAGATGTATCTTGAcacttcattctttttttcttttcttttcccttttctctcACCTTTCTAGGTTTCTGTGCAACAATATCCTTCTCTTCTCCTAGTGTATGTACAATTAAACATGGATGTTgggtgaagaagaaaaaatgcatgGAATAGATTTTGCAAGGAGATAAAAAGAAAGCCTTGGCCCAtacgattatatatatatatatatatatatatttttttttttttgtaaacttttTACCTCATCAATATGTATCCTTTTCAATTCAGATATTAATAAATGTTCATGAAAACAAGGAGGAAACACAAGGCCAAATAGTGCTCAAATTGTGTGATTTTTTCCAAGAACAATGTAGTTTTTATGTGTGTATTTTCCAAATAGTGCAAAAATTTGAAAGGGtatcttttcaaattttaattgcaATATTCGGTTGTCCtatcaaacttttgatttggAAGCTTCTGTTTCTAAAACCACATGTTGTGTTCAAATTTTTTGAGTTAAAGACAAAAAGTTAAAagagtaagttttttttatgccttttagTTAAAAACTCAAGGATTTTGAAggtttatttaactttttattcaaattttttttatgccaatttatctttatattagttttagaaGTGTATTTGCTTTAAACTATATAGCAAATGTTTTGTAGTGAGGGCAAATaccacttttaaaaaataaatatttatgtcacacaattcaatcttttcaatAGAGTATATTTCCCCAATAATTAGATGGATTTCACTACACTTTCTTTCCATGGtaaaatacttcaattattttttcacatataatacaataaaaaaatctattattttcGTATGAAATATGAACCAACTCCGTGAAGTTTATGCATTTTACATGGAATAAGACAagtagttaatttaaaaataaaaaaaatcccaaaccCTAATAAACTTCTATCAATGTAGCCAATCTTTGTACAATAATTAATGCTATTACATTGTAGGATTCTCTAATCATAatctatttaataatttgatgaacaATTGAGCATCCAAAGAGAGTCCCAAATCTTACCCTTAAATTATCAATGGAATCTGCTGGTTTTTTATTCGATAAGTTAAGTGTTGATATATCCATTATCCTGTGACATTTATTAACAAGTGAGCCCAATAGAAAATTACTAGACATCCTATCTTTTGGCGTAAAAATTGATATCTAGTGAGATGCaagcacatttttttttaaaaaaataataattcaagttattgctttaataaattgattttattttaattaaatgataaaaaaattgacaatgatAATaagcagatttttttttaaaagacattataacttggaaaaaaaactaactcaaGTCAATCCAAAATAGCATGATAGACATGTAACCTGGATAATAAAAAACGAGTTAATTCGGGTTAACACGTAAAATTCATGGTCTAAGTTATGAGATTAtaataactcaatagaaaataaattgaaaaaaaccacaaaaccaattttttataaaaagaactAATATCGAAttatgaaatagaaaaagaaaatacgcAAAGAAATGATGTTGACtcgcattaacttttcaaacctgcGACTCATGTCATTAAACCAGaagcaccataaaaaaaaatgaagtccaATTCTTagtaaatcaaatgttgaaggatgaaatttgaaaaaaaatattcaattatataaaataaaaaatagcaattaaaagaatgagggtaaaaaataaaataaaaaataaattatagggcgagaacaaaattttgattggagggttaaattgaaaagaaaaataaatttaacaaaaggataaaaaaagaatgaggatcaaattaaaaaaaaaacaatgcaccataaaattagattgaatgatgaatttaaaaaccatcaaaacttttacaaaatgaccaagaaaagaaattaaaaaaaaaggatcttattgaaaaaaatatatatgataaattagaattgaaagattaaattgaaagtaaataaaattttaacaaaaaaatcaaggataaaaattaaaaattaaataaattaaaattaaaattaaaattaaaatatcaacaacTAAAAAGACTATCGTATATTTTTcagagtataaaaaaaaaaagagaaaaaaaaatcttgattagCAATAAATTAACCCTCTATTATTCAACATGCATACTCCACCGGAAGAAAAAGGACGTGATAATGAATTCAATgacataataaaaagatattttataccATTAGAAAACATCGCACATGTTGTTCAAATTGCACGGATGCCTTCTAGGCTCTGGCGTGCCGGCAACAACTTTTTGGATTATATTGTGatattgattttctatttttattttttaaaattccaattCCTTTAGTTATATTGCGAtattttataaactttaaaacatttaaattgagattttcGCAATATTGTCGTCACTACTCCGGACATAAATGGACAGATACGAAGGAAAGGGAGAGATTGGGAAGAAAATTTGAACCGGggaagaatagaaaagaaaaggtggctGCGGCCctaccttcctttttttttttttttttctaaccgaagaaaaatctttatatatatataaacagttgTTTCTGAGTGtgttttttaaatctcatcatcattataatattttcaacaGAAAGAGATGAACATTTtcgttgttttaaaaaacaaaaatatatatatattgctagaGATGGATCTGTGAGAGGCTAATCAAGTGGCCGTTTGTACAGCTGAATTGTGGATCTGGGTTAAAAATGGGGGCGGCGGAGGATATGCCGAGTTCGAGCTCTGATAATGATAATTCGAATAACAGTGAGACGCAGGTGGTTTTGAATGTTTACGACCTCACCCCTCTAAACCAGTACACCTATTGGTTCGGTTTTGGGATTTTTCATTCAGGCATTGAAGGTGTGTGCGCGTGTCTTCTCTCCCTTTTATTTTGGTGATTTGGTTTCttgatttgatgattttgaatAGTGAAGTTTACTGTGTTAATCCCATCCAATATAATCTATACGGGctttgattttatcaatattttaataacaagATTCTCATGGCCCGCCTGAAGTATGAAATTTTTGTGGCCTGGAGCTCGTCGCTCATGGTATCAATGTTCTAAAAGCCGTAGAGGCTCAGATTTGGTGAGAGTACCCGTAGCCTGTGAAAACCTGTTATGTTCTTGGGAGTGAGACTAGCTTTGGCCAAGTCATAATGCATCTATAGTCTGTTTTAAAAGACGTGGATTTAACATTAGAATCTCAATGTCCATAGCCATTCCCTTAAAAATCTAATGAACTGCATTGACTTTCTCTACGTGTATGAACAGTCCATGGTAAGGAGTACGGATTTGGAGCCCATGACTTCCCTGTCAGTGGAGTTTTTGAAGTGGAACCAAGGAACTGCCCTGGTTTTATTTACAGATGTTCCATCCTTTTAGGCAGGATAACTATGCCTCCCTCTGAATTCCGAACATTCATAGAGAGTGCTGCTTCTGAGTATCATGGAGATACCTATCACCTCATCTCTAAGAATTGCAACCACTTTACAGAAGACATCTCGTGTAGATTGATAGGCAAGCGTATACCAGGATGGGTGAATCGGCTTGCTCGGCTAGGTATGGAGAATTCTTCCATCAAGTTTTTAATTCTTCTTTGCCGCAGGAGCTTTCTTaacaatttatttcatttgatttctGATACTAGGTTATTTAATTGATCTACTGTTTAAGGTAATTCCTTAGAGGTTAACTAGGGGACTGAGATTGAGAACCCTTTTCCTAAGGATGCAAGGCTTGAGCTAATATAAATAGGCTGCTAAGgttatattatacttgtttttcattattatatttatctatTCAGATTCCAGAGGTTTCTTATGAACCCTAAGTTCTATTTTCTTGTTCTAACTTCGGTTTTATCCTAATTTTAGCCATTATTCAGCTGTAATTTATGTTTTCCCCCACCCACTCTATGGCATTCCTTTCCTGAATTTCCACCGTGACTGGCAGAGAGCCAGCTGCAGTGGACTTCATCGCTACACTTTGCAAATATACATTTAGCTCGGTGTTTACTTCTAAGTTATCTAGTTGGTCAAGCATACTAAGTGGTGTTCGTGCAAAAGATATTCTCAAATTAAGTTGCTTTGCTTGTTTGCTTTACTGGAGTCTCGCCTGTTGAGTTTTACTTGCAAGTGAAACACCATTTTTTCAGAAAGAAAACTAATTTAGCTATTGGTCGAGATGTCAGGTGTTCTCTGTAGTTGTCTGCTTCCTGAGAGCCTCCAAGTAACTACTGTTAAACAGCTACCTGAATACCATGAGTGCTTAGGTGAGTAATTTGCTTCTTGAATATAACCCACCTTTTCTTCGTTTTCTGCAATCTGACATTTAATCCAGGATAAACTTGACAGTACTGGTTGCATTCTTGACATTGCTGTTTCATTTCTTGGGTAATAATCCTCAGAAGAAGATGGGAGTGATTCTCTGGCAACCACCACCCCCTACGAGTCAACAGAAATTGATGATACTGATCAAGAGAAGCACTTGCTGTCACCGAGTACTGTAAGTGGGGATGTGGCTTTTGTTAAGGAGGCTCACAAATGAAGTTGTCTTCttgatgaaaagagaaaattgcCTCATAAAGTTGTTTGTGTGCTCGGAATCTGGGATAAAGATGCCTCAACGTGGAATTTGATTAAAAGACGCGCTTTGGTTTATTTGAAGAGGCTGAAAATTATGAGGCACCGAACGATAGATGGTGTGCAAGCGGAATACATTGTTCATCCAATTGTTGCAACTCCATTAAATTCTgtacttttttctcttttttattgtgtGTTCTTCCCACCCCACAACTTTTATTCTCCTTCcatcatttattataaaaactaaaatagctTTATTGAATAGAATGGTGTTATTCCCACaacttcataatctatttttatagcATAAAACAATACTAAAGTATTCTTAATAACTTaagatttataatatattttctttggtATCTAAAAAACTTTAGAGGTCATGATTTAttgagtaatttaattattcataaaatttaaatcatccATCAACTTAATGCTAAGTttgtaaacatttttttttaattaacttgtattttttgaaaaataaaatcagaaatatTTAGGCATAATCTACTCCTTTTCTTAtatattcttgattttcttaaaaatatataaaaaagtccgttctaaaatttatattacttttaagattttaatgaaataaaagaaaaatattaagtaaTGCTATTTTAATCtctataataaataatgaagtaagaataacaaaaaatggagtcaaaataacacaattcttttttattttccattgtttatttcattttatgaaattgaatattaGGAAGTAAGAAGTAGTTTGGataagagttaattttttttttataagatactaaacttttaaatttgtgaAGGAATATACTCTATATTCCTCAACTCcaaaccttttctttcttatccTTAGGTTTACACTTTAGTAATATTTGTTTGTGAAACAAAACCCCAATTATaagttcaaatttttaataataattttgtaaaaaataattaaattttggaaGAATACCtcatgaaatttgttttaatgaatgatttgaattttgtcatttttggTGTTATATAACatcaatataaaaagaagagcttaataatttatttctttaaaagtattttaaatgaCCAGCTAATAAAacatatgttaaaaattaaatcctcTTCAGGCAAGTGAAAAttatgagagaaaagaaattgtaTATAATTGTTAAGAGCACATAAAAATGGAAATACAATAAAGAGATTTTAAATAAGAATTTGTGTGTCTATATGTATGTATACACAATGTATGGATGAATGTatgaatgttatgttttgacATGCCTTACGTCATTACTCGTTTTTatccatgtttttaatttattttaaaaaaattaaaaaatacaacaaatattaaaattctaaaaaaatatattttgacgtgatcatttcataatttttttatcattttgtattttcaatttttacaaaaaaaaaggaaaaaattcaatcaaacgagaagaaaaaagttttcgtgattaaaatataattgaaaaaaaaaattgaattgaaaaagaaaaggaaaataaacatgatgttgttaaaaaataaaggaaactttgagaaaaaaactagaagtttttgaaaaatattggaaaaatatGGAAGGGTGTGGAAGAGTTTACAATTTAGGTGTGGTAGGAATATTGGGTTATTATAAATAGGTGGATAGAGGGGAGAAAAAAACAGacaccacataaaaaaaaatctcatacaaTTAGTTTGACTCTACCAAAcgttctaaaaaaaatcaccaaaccaagagaaaaacacacaataACAATCCCATGCAAAAATTACCCCTACACTtgtttttatccttgttttaaacataatttcaaaaaaaattgaaaaaatacaacaaataccaaaattctagaaaaaaatatgttttcgaaGTGATTTGGTTGATCTCTggtcattttgtaattttttaccatttcgctttttatttttgtatttttaaatttttcaaaaacaaagaaaaaaaataaatcaatcaagaagaaaaaagttttagtgattaaaatataattgaaaaaaataataaggtctagtttagaaaaaaaattaaattgaaaaagaaaagaagagggaacaaatgttgttaaaaaatagaaaaaacttttaaaaatcactagaagtttttgaaaaactatGCAAAGATGTGGAAGTGTTTAGAATTTAGGTGTGAAACGAATATATTGAGTTATTATAAATAGATGGTTagatgaaagagagaaaaaagagaccACATGAAAAAAGCTTCATACAATTAGTTTGACTCTACTAAACACTCTAAAAAAAGTCATCAAACCTAGAGAAAAATACACTAACAATCTCACACAAAAATTATCCCTACACTCGTTTTTATCTCTGttttaaacataatttcaaaaacaattggaaaaaatacaacaaatatcaaaattctaaaaaaatatgtattcaaTGTGATTTGGCCAATCTCTGGTCATATCAtaatttttgacaattttgctttttatttttgtatttttaaatttttcaaaaaaaaaagaaaaaaatcaataaagtagaaaaaagttttagtaattaaaatataattgaaaataataataatgtctagtttagaaaataaaattgaattgaaaaagaaaaggagaaggaacatgatattgttaaaaaataaaggaaacttttagaaaacaatagaaagttttgaaaaatactaGAAAACTATGGTAGGGTGTGGAAAAGTTTAGAATTTAGGTGTGAAAGGAATATATTGGGTTATTATAAATAGGTGGTTAGATATACAtagaagagagaggaaaaaaagaaaccacaTAGAAAAAGCCtcatacaattaaaatatatacaacCAGAATTTACATATTATAATTCCTTTTAGAGTTCTATctaaataatgatatattagGAAGATATGATGTGAGTTGTCAAGATTGAGGCGGCTAAAAAGAAGTACTTGTATGacatacataaaatataaaatataaaatataaaatgcattAATACTCAAGGCTGTAATTCAACTTGATACTTAAACTTGTATGACACACATATAATGTAGAATATAAAATGCATTAATACTCAAGGTTATAATTCAACTTCGGTATTTAAATAAATGTAATTAACACAACTGTAAATCCATTTTAGGaatatcacacacacacacacataaccACATTATGGTATTCACACTTATTCACTATGTCCATACATGATGATTCATTTATATCAAAgcgtcttttctttctttacactAATTAAGTTTCcatgtatatttatttgaagGTCAATACAACATTCATACATCATTTTTCATGTCTATATATTCCTCATCAGTTATAT includes:
- the LOC18107652 gene encoding deSI-like protein At4g17486, encoding MGAAEDMPSSSSDNDNSNNSETQVVLNVYDLTPLNQYTYWFGFGIFHSGIEVHGKEYGFGAHDFPVSGVFEVEPRNCPGFIYRCSILLGRITMPPSEFRTFIESAASEYHGDTYHLISKNCNHFTEDISCRLIGKRIPGWVNRLARLGVLCSCLLPESLQVTTVKQLPEYHECLEEDGSDSLATTTPYESTEIDDTDQEKHLLSPSTVSGDVAFVKEAHK